One window of Chloroflexus aggregans DSM 9485 genomic DNA carries:
- a CDS encoding GNAT family N-acetyltransferase, with translation MSIVIVQTRPEHIPQLVIHQKICFPHLAPEDHFDADNFAAHLRVFPEGQHVALDGDRVVGQSSTFRIRGEKVFVHHTFHEIVDYGNFGNHDAEGEWLYGADMSVHPDYRGRGISRMLYNARKELVRRLGMRGIVAGGMTPGYVAYRDRMTFEEYVDAVVAGRLTDPTLTPQLRNGFTVRGIIYNHIHDSENPHATLIIWEA, from the coding sequence ATGAGTATCGTCATTGTGCAAACCCGACCTGAACATATTCCGCAATTGGTCATCCACCAAAAGATCTGCTTCCCGCACCTTGCCCCCGAAGATCACTTTGATGCCGATAATTTTGCTGCCCATTTACGGGTCTTTCCTGAAGGTCAACATGTCGCACTTGATGGCGATCGAGTAGTTGGGCAGAGCAGTACCTTCCGCATCCGTGGCGAAAAAGTGTTTGTCCACCATACGTTTCACGAAATTGTTGATTATGGTAATTTTGGTAATCACGACGCCGAAGGTGAATGGTTGTACGGCGCTGATATGAGTGTGCATCCTGATTATCGTGGGAGAGGGATAAGCCGTATGCTCTACAATGCACGTAAGGAATTGGTGCGTCGCCTTGGGATGCGTGGGATCGTCGCCGGTGGTATGACCCCCGGTTATGTGGCCTACCGCGACCGGATGACCTTTGAAGAGTATGTTGATGCGGTAGTCGCCGGTCGCCTAACCGATCCGACATTGACTCCTCAGTTGCGGAATGGCTTTACTGTGCGCGGGATTATCTACAACCATATCCACGATAGCGAGAATCCCCACGCTACCTTGATTATTTGGGAAGCCTGA
- a CDS encoding M48 family metallopeptidase: protein MAGIARYSLTLLIELVGVALRYIVIEQTGSRLLPVAASEILALIGGIGPPCYSLLAWFGPPGGHWIVRWKLQGRRPTITEQSILTNALRVLANRGISPPDSIYILDQPGLNAGVIGHTLYIHRELLDSPHLAAVLAHEMGHYHSGDGRLALALQRLTIPGGKTLVNSIMHGYDLIGCGLALVFGLMKALVYVLLRVECNFGVRLIRFGRQFVRAVLLTLVGGYGIVVTTYIWRDYLRQRELAADRFAAYHGFAYSLLIFLEQTRLLEMNLPWTDDTFHPAFDERIAALQSYLRHLSGNSVEYVMSKP, encoded by the coding sequence GTGGCAGGAATTGCACGCTACAGTCTGACCCTCTTGATTGAACTGGTCGGTGTTGCCTTACGCTATATCGTGATCGAGCAAACCGGTTCACGATTGTTACCCGTTGCAGCTTCCGAAATACTCGCTCTTATCGGCGGAATTGGACCACCGTGTTATTCGTTACTGGCATGGTTTGGACCACCCGGTGGTCACTGGATCGTGCGCTGGAAATTGCAGGGACGCCGGCCAACCATCACCGAACAAAGTATCCTTACCAATGCCTTGCGCGTACTCGCTAATCGTGGAATTTCTCCCCCAGACTCCATCTATATTCTCGATCAACCGGGGCTAAACGCTGGCGTAATTGGCCATACCCTATACATTCACCGTGAACTGCTCGACAGTCCGCATTTGGCCGCAGTCTTGGCCCACGAAATGGGTCACTACCACAGCGGCGATGGACGGCTCGCACTGGCCCTCCAGCGGCTAACCATTCCTGGCGGCAAGACCCTGGTCAACAGTATTATGCATGGTTATGATCTGATAGGGTGTGGATTGGCATTGGTGTTCGGGCTAATGAAAGCGCTAGTGTATGTGTTATTACGGGTAGAATGCAACTTCGGAGTGCGTCTCATCCGATTTGGTCGGCAGTTTGTTCGGGCAGTACTCTTAACGCTGGTGGGTGGATACGGTATTGTCGTTACCACATACATTTGGCGCGATTATCTACGCCAGCGTGAACTGGCTGCCGACCGATTCGCCGCCTATCACGGCTTTGCGTACAGTCTTCTCATTTTTCTTGAGCAGACTCGTCTCCTTGAGATGAACCTACCGTGGACAGACGACACCTTCCATCCGGCATTCGATGAGCGGATTGCAGCGTTACAATCGTATCTCCGTCACCTATCAGGTAATTCTGTCGAGTACGTTATGTCGAAGCCATGA
- a CDS encoding sensor histidine kinase → MSESIPPIKLDCKQSSITQLASSVIFEVEFRVVLPDGSIRWLLAVGQPIRNADGSLRGIAGLQIDITARKQIEAELERSELYYRSLVEDLPAMVCRFRPDGTLTFVNQLYCEAFKRSRAELIGFNFYDLIPLSQRAAVAAGIAQLSVARPVMVHEHEVIHPDGSIGWQRWINRLLLTTDSEPVEYQALGIDITDRKRAEIEREQLIAELAARNETLEQFSYTVSHDLKSPLITIKGFAGYIQQDLRAGKLDRIPDDLQRIIAAADRMHQLLEDLLHLAQAGRQLSTPERIKLSVLIGEAAAAVSARLAERNVLLHVPPNLPEVIGDRTRLREVFQNLLDNAAKFMGDQPSPQIWIEAQPAENPNFLLVSVHDNGIGIDPRHHQRIFGLFERLDQRIEGTGIGLTLVRKIVEAHGGKIWVQSDGLGQGTTFYFTLPAVPPLANEDHRL, encoded by the coding sequence GTGAGCGAATCCATCCCGCCGATCAAGCTCGATTGCAAGCAGTCGTCGATCACGCAATTAGCGAGCAGCGTAATTTTTGAGGTCGAGTTCCGGGTGGTGTTGCCCGATGGCTCGATCCGATGGTTGCTTGCTGTTGGACAGCCAATCCGCAATGCCGATGGTTCGCTGCGCGGTATCGCCGGTTTACAGATCGATATTACCGCCCGCAAACAGATTGAAGCTGAACTCGAACGTAGCGAACTGTATTATCGCAGTTTGGTCGAGGATCTACCGGCAATGGTCTGCCGCTTTCGCCCTGATGGTACGCTCACCTTTGTTAACCAGCTCTACTGCGAGGCATTCAAACGATCACGTGCAGAGTTGATCGGGTTTAACTTTTATGACCTTATCCCCCTGTCCCAGCGCGCTGCGGTAGCTGCCGGTATTGCCCAACTGAGTGTAGCCCGGCCGGTGATGGTGCATGAACACGAAGTCATTCATCCCGATGGTTCGATTGGCTGGCAGCGTTGGATTAACCGTCTCCTGCTCACGACCGATAGCGAGCCGGTTGAGTATCAAGCGTTGGGTATTGATATAACCGACCGCAAGCGAGCTGAAATTGAGCGTGAGCAGTTGATCGCCGAACTCGCAGCCCGTAATGAGACGCTCGAACAGTTTTCATACACTGTCTCGCACGATCTGAAAAGTCCCCTGATTACGATTAAAGGCTTTGCCGGTTATATTCAACAGGACCTGAGGGCCGGTAAGCTTGACCGAATTCCTGACGATCTGCAACGCATTATAGCCGCTGCCGACCGTATGCACCAACTGCTCGAAGATCTCTTACACCTTGCCCAAGCCGGAAGGCAACTCAGCACACCTGAACGAATAAAGCTCAGCGTACTCATCGGTGAAGCGGCAGCCGCCGTCAGTGCGCGATTGGCCGAACGGAACGTCTTGCTTCATGTACCACCAAATCTGCCGGAAGTCATCGGTGATCGCACCCGCCTACGTGAGGTATTTCAAAATCTGCTCGATAATGCGGCTAAGTTTATGGGCGATCAGCCTTCGCCTCAGATCTGGATCGAGGCCCAACCGGCTGAAAATCCCAACTTTCTCTTGGTGAGTGTCCACGATAATGGTATCGGTATCGATCCACGCCATCACCAGCGTATTTTCGGTTTGTTTGAGCGACTTGATCAGCGCATCGAAGGAACCGGTATCGGTTTGACGTTAGTCCGTAAGATCGTCGAAGCGCACGGTGGTAAGATATGGGTGCAATCTGATGGGTTGGGTCAGGGAACGACGTTTTATTTTACCTTGCCGGCCGTGCCGCCATTAGCGAATGAGGATCATCGTCTATGA
- a CDS encoding inositol monophosphatase family protein translates to MEIDVALVRVWAQRAGELLLHSYFNRVIPERKLDTSVVTMADRAIEDWLREQILAHYPHHGVIGEERGPIGLEREYVWVIDPIDGTSSFVAGLPMWAVSIGVLWRGEPLIGVIYLPVLRDCYWAIAGEAAFWNDTPIHVAPPEPPSPNDWIAIPSTFHRAYTIHYPGKVRVLGSVAADCCYVARGKAQAAIIGRAKVWDVAAGWVIVQAAGGVVCPLEGTLPDWSTLLHTVRLPTPVVIGHAEQVQRVCAWVRRISV, encoded by the coding sequence GTGGAGATTGATGTAGCGCTGGTGCGCGTCTGGGCACAACGTGCCGGTGAGCTGTTGTTGCACTCCTACTTTAATCGGGTGATTCCTGAGCGAAAACTCGATACGAGTGTGGTGACAATGGCTGATCGCGCTATCGAGGATTGGTTACGCGAGCAGATTCTTGCCCATTATCCTCATCATGGTGTGATCGGTGAAGAGCGTGGACCAATCGGTCTCGAGCGTGAATATGTGTGGGTGATCGATCCAATCGATGGTACGAGTTCCTTCGTGGCCGGTTTGCCGATGTGGGCCGTCTCGATCGGTGTGCTGTGGCGTGGTGAACCGCTCATCGGTGTGATCTATCTGCCTGTGCTGCGTGATTGCTATTGGGCGATCGCTGGCGAAGCCGCGTTCTGGAATGATACGCCAATTCATGTCGCCCCACCTGAACCTCCTAGTCCCAACGATTGGATTGCTATCCCATCTACCTTCCATCGTGCCTACACCATTCATTATCCCGGTAAGGTGCGAGTGCTGGGGTCGGTAGCCGCCGATTGTTGCTATGTGGCCCGTGGGAAAGCACAGGCCGCGATTATCGGACGGGCAAAGGTGTGGGACGTCGCTGCCGGTTGGGTTATCGTTCAGGCTGCCGGTGGTGTGGTTTGTCCGCTTGAAGGTACGTTGCCCGATTGGTCGACCCTGCTCCATACAGTACGATTGCCGACTCCGGTCGTTATTGGTCATGCCGAACAGGTGCAACGTGTCTGCGCATGGGTGCGACGAATATCGGTATGA
- a CDS encoding TolB-like translocation protein, whose amino-acid sequence MTIVAMVVLAGCSTPVPSAPSSPAPTSLSAVVQPTPGMRILPAPLYILDRGQIARIEADGATRRQLTRERIEFAGIPPISDMDLHPTAGLVYVVGDAQGDRLVRTSLDGDNPETVFFETDYQLSAVRWSPDAQFIYLHLQNNRTTRDRPDGLYRVPATGGTLELLRTDDPVDDPLNPSRSVRSYAPFLWEPSGDSLILASTATFYDDCELVFWRPQDGALQHPVLPDGMQSWCGEAMWRSDQTALMLIGPPEGPGVWQVDTRTLQATRLSAEGTLARAPFFNGTDLLFIAVDRVDDGFTFTLTRQLPDGMVTPLRPPFREVPLLVRWAPDGSGIVALVRTETGTSLRWYPIGEQPAVNLPQTESGTTWLMWGPIPPQG is encoded by the coding sequence TTGACAATTGTCGCCATGGTCGTATTAGCCGGGTGTTCTACCCCTGTACCATCTGCACCTTCCTCACCCGCACCAACATCCTTGAGTGCTGTCGTACAGCCAACGCCAGGCATGCGGATTTTACCGGCTCCCTTATACATCCTTGATCGTGGTCAAATCGCACGAATTGAAGCAGACGGAGCAACACGCCGTCAACTAACTCGCGAGCGGATCGAGTTCGCCGGGATACCACCGATTAGCGATATGGATCTCCATCCAACTGCCGGCCTGGTCTACGTGGTTGGGGATGCACAAGGCGACCGACTGGTGCGTACCTCTCTCGACGGTGATAATCCAGAGACTGTCTTTTTCGAGACTGACTATCAATTGAGTGCCGTGCGTTGGTCACCTGATGCGCAGTTTATCTATCTACACCTGCAAAACAACCGCACAACACGCGATCGACCCGATGGTCTGTACCGCGTACCGGCAACCGGTGGGACGCTCGAACTCTTACGCACCGACGATCCGGTCGACGATCCGCTCAATCCAAGCCGGTCGGTACGGAGCTATGCACCTTTCTTATGGGAACCATCAGGTGATTCGCTTATTTTGGCATCGACTGCAACCTTTTATGATGATTGTGAGTTGGTGTTTTGGCGACCACAGGATGGTGCATTACAGCATCCGGTCTTACCCGACGGTATGCAGAGTTGGTGCGGTGAAGCGATGTGGCGCAGCGATCAGACCGCGCTGATGCTCATCGGACCGCCGGAGGGTCCCGGTGTTTGGCAAGTTGACACCCGCACGCTGCAAGCGACTCGTTTGAGTGCCGAGGGGACGCTGGCGCGTGCTCCGTTCTTTAACGGTACTGACCTGCTGTTCATCGCGGTAGATCGGGTTGACGACGGTTTTACCTTTACGCTTACCCGCCAATTACCTGATGGGATGGTAACACCGTTGCGACCACCGTTCCGCGAGGTACCACTACTCGTTCGCTGGGCACCTGACGGAAGTGGCATTGTGGCGTTGGTGCGCACCGAAACCGGTACGAGCTTACGCTGGTACCCGATCGGTGAGCAACCGGCCGTGAACTTACCACAAACTGAAAGTGGCACGACCTGGTTGATGTGGGGACCTATCCCACCGCAGGGGTAG
- a CDS encoding nuclease domain-containing protein yields MSEPVLLLDGMPPVGAVVLERSVVEWSCELPATATAQLVIDGVTLEPFLRPGEHIWRWRWSVPSIAGEYTVRFTATWPDRQFEWCDVVQVAPSLLDAQQYVSLLADLAAIAPALAHALHGGRFGAGSVGYGVSDPAAFAALLTGSATRRLLTTIERLARRPRRQRLQAGGWHELGALRERPDPARWRPAASAAPLPNTGWPDRVWVVTPQTDPLDRGLVVAASLLDRLINLGRWVVLRDVPHATRATLVMVLGRMRALRIRLDVPARLPPSPSAWTPQSADERVLTAYRRLLRRQLGVGWTPELLSIPVRDVARLYELWCTARVTLSLLRLGGSEVLTQTLLAADSTLQITTEHPLLALALPNNTTITLRYQPRYTPDSTPFRSLDDRVRVPDLAIEIAAPNRSPNLIILDAKYRSEAGELPAYVLDEGYSYLAGLGREYGERAVSVLALLFPGHNAPITYASGLTVLPLLPGASCDHLDSWLRHNVLDRIT; encoded by the coding sequence GTGAGCGAGCCGGTGTTGTTACTCGATGGTATGCCACCGGTCGGTGCAGTGGTGCTCGAACGAAGTGTCGTCGAATGGTCGTGTGAGCTGCCTGCGACGGCGACGGCGCAACTTGTGATCGATGGAGTAACGCTAGAGCCGTTTTTACGGCCCGGTGAGCACATCTGGCGTTGGCGCTGGTCGGTGCCATCCATCGCCGGTGAGTATACGGTGCGCTTCACAGCGACGTGGCCGGATCGACAGTTCGAGTGGTGCGATGTTGTGCAGGTGGCGCCGTCTTTGCTCGATGCTCAACAGTATGTATCGCTGCTCGCCGATCTCGCTGCAATCGCGCCGGCATTAGCCCATGCGTTGCACGGCGGTCGGTTCGGTGCAGGGAGTGTTGGGTATGGTGTTTCTGACCCGGCAGCGTTCGCTGCCTTGTTGACAGGCTCGGCAACGCGGCGGTTGTTGACGACTATCGAGCGGTTGGCCCGCCGCCCGCGCCGACAACGGTTGCAAGCAGGGGGGTGGCACGAGTTAGGTGCGTTGCGTGAACGGCCTGATCCGGCTCGGTGGCGGCCTGCTGCCTCTGCCGCGCCACTACCGAATACCGGCTGGCCAGATCGAGTGTGGGTAGTTACTCCGCAAACCGATCCGCTTGACCGTGGTTTGGTAGTGGCCGCTTCCTTACTGGACCGTCTCATCAACCTCGGACGGTGGGTGGTATTACGCGATGTTCCTCACGCTACACGGGCTACACTCGTGATGGTGTTGGGGAGAATGCGCGCCCTCCGCATCCGGCTCGATGTTCCGGCGCGCTTGCCGCCGTCACCATCGGCGTGGACGCCGCAGAGTGCTGATGAACGGGTGCTCACTGCGTATCGGCGGTTGCTGCGCCGCCAACTGGGAGTAGGGTGGACACCTGAGTTGCTCTCTATTCCGGTGCGAGATGTGGCACGCCTATACGAGCTGTGGTGTACTGCACGTGTGACGTTGAGCCTGCTGCGACTCGGTGGTAGCGAGGTATTGACGCAGACATTACTCGCTGCTGATTCAACCCTACAGATAACTACCGAACATCCTCTCTTAGCTCTCGCCCTGCCCAACAATACGACGATTACCCTCCGCTATCAGCCACGCTATACACCTGATAGCACACCATTTCGTTCCCTCGATGATCGGGTGCGGGTGCCTGATTTGGCCATCGAGATTGCCGCTCCCAATCGATCTCCCAACCTGATCATCCTTGATGCGAAATACCGTAGCGAAGCAGGTGAGCTGCCGGCATATGTTCTCGATGAAGGCTATAGCTATCTGGCCGGTTTGGGCCGTGAGTATGGCGAGCGTGCCGTCAGTGTATTGGCGCTGCTCTTTCCCGGCCACAACGCACCGATAACCTACGCTAGTGGTTTGACCGTCTTGCCGTTGTTGCCAGGTGCGTCATGTGACCACTTAGACTCATGGCTTCGACATAACGTACTCGACAGAATTACCTGA
- a CDS encoding aspartate aminotransferase family protein, whose translation MTAPAVRHIRLVTEIPGPRSRELLARRDAAVVAGLGRATPIAIASGSGALVTDVDGNTLIDFVSGIGTLAVGHCPPEVVQAIQQQAEQLIHLSALVGTYEPYVALCERLNALAPISEPCKTLLANSGAEGVENAIKFARAATGRPAIIVFDGAYHGRTLLTLSLTSRTYFKKKFGPFAPEIYRAPFPYAYRMGVSEEEAVEQCWAAFERMQIAGVDPETVAAVLIEPVQGEGGFIPVPVEFMRRLRQFCDRNGSLLIVDEVQSGFGRTGTLFAIEQFGVEPDIIVAAKSIAAGMPLAATIGRARVMDKAHYGGVGGTYGGNPLACVAALATLEIVERERLVERAHIIGRRIRDRLEPLLADDSLDPLVGDVRGLGAMIGIELVKDRRKRTPAAAEEVLAILGRALERGVLAMRAGLYVNCIRLLVPLVITDDQLDEGLDVLIGAMRG comes from the coding sequence ATGACTGCGCCTGCTGTGCGCCATATTCGTCTTGTCACTGAGATTCCCGGCCCACGTTCGCGCGAGCTGTTGGCGCGGCGCGATGCCGCCGTTGTGGCCGGTCTGGGCCGCGCTACGCCGATCGCTATTGCTTCGGGTAGTGGAGCACTCGTGACGGACGTTGATGGCAATACGTTGATTGATTTTGTCAGTGGCATTGGTACGTTGGCTGTCGGTCATTGCCCGCCCGAAGTGGTGCAGGCGATCCAGCAGCAGGCTGAACAGTTGATCCATCTGTCGGCATTGGTCGGTACCTACGAGCCGTATGTTGCGTTGTGCGAGCGATTGAATGCACTGGCACCGATTAGTGAACCGTGCAAGACGTTGCTCGCAAATTCCGGCGCTGAAGGCGTGGAGAATGCGATTAAATTCGCCCGCGCTGCGACCGGACGCCCCGCCATTATTGTGTTTGATGGTGCTTATCATGGGCGTACTTTGCTGACCCTCTCCTTAACCTCGCGTACCTATTTCAAAAAGAAGTTTGGTCCGTTCGCACCCGAAATCTACCGTGCCCCTTTCCCGTATGCCTACCGCATGGGTGTAAGCGAGGAAGAGGCGGTTGAGCAGTGTTGGGCCGCGTTTGAACGTATGCAGATCGCCGGCGTTGATCCTGAAACGGTCGCTGCGGTTTTGATTGAGCCGGTGCAGGGAGAGGGTGGTTTTATTCCGGTACCGGTAGAATTTATGCGTCGCCTGCGCCAATTCTGTGACCGCAACGGTTCGCTGCTGATTGTTGATGAAGTGCAGAGTGGCTTTGGGCGGACCGGTACGCTGTTTGCTATCGAACAGTTTGGGGTTGAACCGGATATTATCGTCGCTGCGAAGAGTATTGCTGCCGGTATGCCTCTCGCTGCTACTATCGGGCGGGCGCGGGTAATGGATAAAGCCCATTACGGCGGGGTCGGTGGAACGTATGGCGGAAATCCGCTGGCCTGCGTTGCTGCCTTGGCTACGCTTGAGATTGTCGAACGTGAACGATTGGTGGAACGGGCGCACATCATTGGTCGTCGTATCAGGGATCGCCTTGAACCGTTGCTTGCCGATGACTCACTCGATCCGCTCGTAGGTGATGTGCGTGGCTTGGGCGCGATGATCGGGATTGAGTTGGTGAAGGATCGCCGCAAACGTACACCGGCTGCTGCCGAAGAGGTATTGGCGATTCTGGGTCGGGCACTTGAACGCGGTGTGCTGGCGATGCGGGCCGGCCTCTATGTCAATTGCATCCGCTTGTTGGTCCCACTCGTGATTACCGATGATCAGCTTGATGAGGGTCTCGATGTGTTGATCGGTGCTATGCGTGGTTGA
- the corA gene encoding magnesium/cobalt transporter CorA translates to MHTLTVFQRHGFQAVTDLDQISDLLMQPRTLIWLDLEQPTASEIERLRAEFGFHPLALEDALQEHERPKIETYPGYYLIIFYSVGYNASERSLQFLPITLFVGANYLVSIRSGPVRHVQQTLARWQTNSHVPGYQVSSVLYALIDAIVDDYFVVLDQIGEQIDEVEEAIFQRGRQEVASEIFTLKKDLLLFRRIVAPERDILNVLLRQEVRIFQPRELAYVRDVYDHLVRLTESIDLYRDLLSSALDSYLSLQGNQLNQLVKVLTLWSIILMACSLVAGIYGMNFVFMPELEQPWGYPFALGLMLTIAVGLGIYFKRSNWW, encoded by the coding sequence GTGCATACGTTGACCGTTTTTCAACGCCACGGTTTTCAAGCCGTGACCGATCTCGATCAAATCAGCGATTTGTTGATGCAGCCACGCACGCTGATCTGGCTCGATCTCGAACAGCCCACCGCGTCAGAAATCGAACGTTTGCGCGCAGAATTCGGCTTTCACCCGCTTGCCTTGGAAGATGCCTTGCAAGAGCATGAACGGCCAAAGATCGAGACGTATCCCGGCTATTACCTTATCATTTTCTATAGCGTTGGGTACAATGCTTCGGAACGGTCACTCCAGTTTCTACCGATCACGCTGTTTGTCGGTGCAAATTATTTGGTCAGTATCAGAAGTGGTCCGGTACGCCACGTCCAGCAGACGCTGGCCCGCTGGCAGACGAATAGCCATGTGCCCGGCTATCAGGTGAGTAGCGTGCTCTATGCGCTAATCGATGCTATTGTTGATGACTACTTTGTCGTGCTTGACCAGATCGGCGAGCAGATCGACGAAGTCGAGGAAGCGATCTTTCAGCGGGGCCGCCAAGAGGTCGCCAGCGAGATTTTCACGCTCAAGAAAGATTTGCTCCTCTTCCGCCGCATTGTTGCGCCTGAACGTGATATCCTTAATGTGTTGCTCCGTCAAGAGGTACGCATCTTTCAGCCACGCGAACTTGCCTATGTGCGCGATGTCTACGATCATCTTGTGCGCTTGACCGAGTCGATTGACCTCTACCGCGATCTGTTGTCGAGTGCGCTCGATAGCTATCTGTCGCTCCAAGGCAACCAGCTTAATCAGTTGGTGAAAGTCCTGACCCTCTGGTCAATTATTTTAATGGCGTGCTCGCTCGTAGCCGGTATCTACGGTATGAATTTCGTGTTCATGCCCGAACTTGAACAGCCATGGGGCTATCCCTTTGCCTTAGGTCTTATGCTGACCATTGCCGTTGGTCTGGGTATCTACTTTAAACGGAGCAATTGGTGGTGA
- a CDS encoding PAS domain-containing protein: MHMRRCISALWPTGQQLSFLVADEQQRVAVILFPLLSTLTVVSVVFALVTPSLYKAPQIPTLAALIMAVTFAGGVWFLRRNNVKIAGWLVCGVLWLVVTTTAMFTGGVRSSASLHYVIVMLLAGVSFGRRGALTTALSNTLTLVVLWFLETNSMLPPDSALLATPLAHTIMLGTIFILIGLILSIVDVQLSAALKGVRDEMSERRYAEQSLHFALLAARAGAWEWDASARTIRWSEENYPLLGLVPGKDRLTYRTWRERIHPADQARLQAVVDHAISEQRNF; the protein is encoded by the coding sequence ATGCATATGCGCCGGTGTATTTCAGCATTGTGGCCTACCGGCCAGCAACTTTCCTTTCTTGTTGCCGATGAGCAGCAACGAGTGGCCGTTATCTTGTTTCCCCTTCTCAGCACGCTTACCGTGGTATCGGTGGTATTTGCCCTTGTCACCCCCTCCCTCTACAAGGCTCCACAGATCCCGACCTTAGCAGCACTCATAATGGCAGTAACCTTTGCCGGTGGTGTCTGGTTCCTGCGACGCAATAACGTGAAAATCGCCGGTTGGCTTGTCTGTGGTGTACTATGGTTGGTGGTAACGACCACTGCTATGTTCACCGGTGGTGTTCGCAGCTCGGCCAGTTTGCATTACGTCATCGTGATGCTATTGGCCGGGGTGAGTTTTGGTCGCCGTGGTGCGTTAACAACTGCTCTGAGCAATACGCTTACGCTCGTTGTGCTTTGGTTTTTAGAGACCAACAGCATGTTACCACCAGATTCGGCACTCTTGGCAACACCGTTGGCGCACACTATCATGCTGGGTACTATTTTTATCCTCATTGGTCTTATCCTGTCGATTGTCGATGTGCAACTCTCGGCGGCACTCAAGGGTGTCCGCGACGAGATGAGTGAACGCAGATATGCCGAACAGTCATTGCACTTCGCACTCTTGGCTGCACGGGCCGGTGCGTGGGAATGGGATGCCTCCGCACGCACGATACGTTGGTCTGAGGAAAATTATCCATTGCTGGGATTGGTTCCCGGCAAAGACCGGTTGACCTATCGCACGTGGCGTGAGCGAATCCATCCCGCCGATCAAGCTCGATTGCAAGCAGTCGTCGATCACGCAATTAGCGAGCAGCGTAATTTTTGA